In one window of Tumebacillus algifaecis DNA:
- a CDS encoding helix-turn-helix domain-containing protein — protein sequence MSINPLETLGQRIKRLRLEKGMTQSELADDYVTVSMISQIERGKNTPSVELVQHIAKKLQVPLHDLMKNEVEQMETAWKHQLAKVYLLTKQPVEAEPLLLSLREMKELSQIHQIELTMELAECYYLQKQSEDALALLLPLVEELESVTFDDIRILSMLHNTLGNVYYQKQNYTDASYHYRRAHDLTLRFPVFDQLAARISYNVGITYQLHGHHGQSELYLKRAYEFFQNTEHIYEIAATLVAKGITYKNLHEYKLASESLTTAAGIFYAMNLIQESCDTKVTLAAAVIAKENPVAALTQLEECLRFYETAESYADLLLVYSQMALIQLAASQFDAASQHLCQAAAIIERCADDRSPSIGVYFQTHARYHLLVHNYSLAVDFAFKAAAAFASIELLADQVDSLQIACDAYHLNGCDTQAFQTAQQCCEILKRLNGRSDS from the coding sequence GTGAGCATAAACCCTCTTGAAACACTCGGACAGAGAATCAAACGCCTTCGCCTTGAGAAAGGGATGACCCAAAGCGAGTTGGCCGATGACTATGTGACCGTCTCCATGATTTCCCAGATCGAACGTGGGAAAAATACGCCATCGGTCGAACTTGTCCAGCACATCGCAAAGAAACTGCAAGTTCCCTTGCACGACCTGATGAAAAATGAAGTTGAGCAGATGGAGACCGCTTGGAAGCACCAACTGGCCAAAGTGTATTTATTGACGAAACAACCGGTGGAAGCAGAACCGCTATTGCTGAGCTTGCGGGAAATGAAGGAGTTATCGCAGATACATCAGATCGAACTGACGATGGAATTGGCGGAGTGTTATTATTTGCAGAAACAGTCGGAGGATGCGTTGGCACTTTTGTTGCCCTTGGTCGAGGAGTTGGAATCGGTGACATTTGATGACATCCGCATCCTGTCCATGCTCCACAATACCCTCGGGAATGTCTATTATCAAAAACAAAACTACACAGACGCGAGCTACCATTACCGACGGGCACACGATCTGACCCTCCGCTTCCCTGTCTTCGACCAACTTGCGGCCAGGATTTCCTACAATGTCGGAATCACCTATCAACTGCATGGCCATCACGGTCAGTCCGAACTTTACCTCAAGCGCGCCTATGAGTTTTTCCAGAACACGGAACACATTTATGAAATCGCTGCAACGTTAGTAGCCAAAGGTATCACCTATAAGAATCTTCACGAGTACAAGCTCGCCTCGGAGTCGTTAACAACTGCTGCTGGAATCTTTTATGCCATGAACCTGATTCAAGAATCCTGCGATACCAAAGTCACCCTCGCGGCTGCCGTCATAGCAAAAGAAAATCCTGTCGCGGCGCTTACACAACTGGAGGAATGCCTTCGTTTTTACGAAACGGCAGAATCGTATGCTGATCTGCTCCTCGTGTACTCACAGATGGCCTTAATTCAGCTGGCAGCCAGTCAATTTGACGCAGCCTCTCAGCATTTATGCCAGGCTGCTGCCATCATCGAACGGTGCGCGGATGACCGCTCTCCTTCTATCGGAGTCTATTTTCAGACACATGCCCGCTACCACTTGCTTGTTCACAACTATTCTTTGGCGGTTGATTTCGCTTTTAAAGCGGCTGCTGCTTTTGCTTCGATCGAGCTGTTAGCCGATCAAGTCGATTCCCTGCAAATTGCTTGCGATGCCTACCACCTAAACGGTTGCGACACCCAAGCGTTTCAAACAGCACAACAATGTTGTGAGATTTTGAAACGACTAAACGGACGGAGTGATTCCTAA
- a CDS encoding 4'-phosphopantetheinyl transferase family protein produces MTNIQLFAIHRGAQLSDTDMQTALQTLPLEDQQRIMRYRRWEDRQSGLLAAKLARKMLSDHLGVAASELQIGRSDLGRPYVQGLTQWQGDFNVSHSGDWIFGGITTQGVLGVDVEGLREIEMDVSKHCYCPEERDELYSLHGTEQNAFFYVLWTLKEAYIKAIGTGLSTPLTSFGFDIPSLKAGRVLLKDESGTPQPHWHFQRYDVDDAYRFAICSDQPNLPSSITLLTRDEVLN; encoded by the coding sequence ATGACAAACATCCAGCTTTTCGCGATCCATCGTGGTGCACAATTGTCCGACACTGACATGCAAACGGCTCTGCAAACCCTTCCGCTGGAAGACCAACAGCGCATCATGCGGTACAGACGCTGGGAGGACCGTCAAAGTGGCTTGCTCGCAGCAAAACTGGCTCGGAAAATGCTTTCCGATCACTTGGGGGTTGCGGCGAGCGAGTTGCAGATTGGTCGGAGCGACCTAGGCCGTCCGTACGTGCAAGGCTTGACGCAATGGCAAGGCGATTTCAATGTCTCCCACTCGGGTGATTGGATTTTCGGCGGCATTACGACACAAGGCGTACTCGGTGTCGATGTGGAAGGGTTGCGGGAGATCGAGATGGATGTCTCGAAACATTGTTACTGCCCAGAAGAGCGTGACGAGCTGTACAGCTTGCACGGGACGGAGCAGAACGCCTTTTTCTACGTGCTATGGACACTGAAAGAAGCTTATATCAAGGCGATCGGCACGGGCTTGTCCACGCCGCTGACCTCGTTTGGATTTGACATCCCGAGTCTGAAGGCGGGCCGCGTGCTGCTGAAAGATGAGAGCGGCACACCACAGCCGCATTGGCATTTTCAGCGCTATGACGTAGATGATGCTTACCGCTTTGCGATCTGTTCTGACCAACCGAACCTGCCGAGCAGCATCACCTTGTTGACCCGTGATGAAGTGCTCAATTAG
- a CDS encoding non-ribosomal peptide synthetase produces MDKRANLTPAQRALLEKRIKGQAGPLIASAAAKKTGIPRRPEGQVPLSYAQERIWIMEQLEEDSVTYNIPLSVTIMGDLDFDIFTRSINVVIARHEALRTTFHTKEGKPNIAIKDELILSVHREDIRHLPEAERKAEADRLATAEARRPFDLSAGPLVRATLIRKTDTEHLFVLIMHHIIGDGWSIGILVSEFTAVYDAFAQGKQSPLPELPIQYSDFAHWQKSPEQQQALDRHLAYWKNQLSGSLEPLALPTDRPRTAQQTFNGVMTNFLLSKSLSEDLKNLALQEGTSLFMTLTAAFQTFLARYAGQTDILIGSPIANRNRQEVEGLVGVFINTLVLRSQVEKGMSFRTLLQNVRKTTLEAFAHQDLPFEKLVEELQPNRNMTYSPLFQVMFILQNTPSSLAMHSLTLHPEPIDPGTSMFDITLMFYDTERGLSGEWQYNSDLFDAETVARMIGHFTTMLQAIVDNPDQLLHALPLLPQEEQQKILSDWNQTNEVSFDSTCLNHVFEAQVERTPDAVAVVFEDQELTFSALNNRANHVAEQLLALGISPDDRVGIHLERSLDMVTALLATQKAGGCYVPLDPSYPQERLGYMIKDSMPKVILTQASLADKLPAQEAQVIVLAGAEPSVALPNPNSLVRPEHLAYMIYTSGSTGQPKGVLVEHRNAVHTFEAMDKAVGCQPGDAILSVTSIGFDISVVELFWTMSRGGKVILLSDQDILEAGVSDSEYSLRSQLHRHGATILQCTPSMMGMITAMPEGLAALHPLKKIMLGGEALPLALARQLKGHTNARLFNLYGPTETTIYSTAYEVTDTSLITIPLGRPIDNYTIYILDEYLQPVPVGVGGEMHIGGPGLTRGYHGRPDLTAERFIPNPFGPGRLYKTGDLATYLSDGTIKYLGRLDHQVKVRGYRIELGEIETRLSQHDEIRESVVVAHDNTLVAYVVTEGDVMPTVQELRTALREHLPDYMVPSAYVRLEAMPLTPSGKVDRKALPAPQSAAFSSEQSYVPPSTPLELALTSIWKDILSVEEVSIQDNFFTLGGHSLLATQLVSRVITDLKVKFTLRDVFSNPTVRDMAHYLQHQSAVVNDRQFAPILPGTRERERPASYAQERLWFLDQLQPNQATYNMAASLRLQGALDTEALVRSFEMIVQRHESLRTTFDSVDGSVKQIIATVVDVNLPIQNVASETEARACALEEAQTPFDLRQGPLLRAKLLRLGSEDHLLLLTLHHIITDEWSMGILVNEMVSLYGELAAGNVVTLPELVIQYADYAAWQKEWLQGDVLQEQLGYWKQQLGGDLPILELPTDFSRPAVLSDNGANLVFQLDADLTDRLKKLSQQEGATLYMTLLAAFNTLLHRYTGQDDILIGSPIAGRSREEVEGLIGFFVNTLVLRTDLSGRPTFRDLLSRVRQSALDAYAHQDVPFERLVGELQPKRQMSYSPLFQVLFALQNAPKGTLEVQGLTLTPEPQENSKAKFDLSLDMVEEADGLRGVLEYNTDLFAPATISRMAEHFVTLLTSIAARPNSLLNELRLLTDVEERQLLDWTQIKAPTQQVQCFHHLFEAQVERTPEAEAVVCGEARLTYRELNERANQLAHYLQGQGVTEETLVALCVDRTPLMVISALAVLKAGGAYVPIDPTYPVDRIESMLSVCAPPLLLTDQKVELSGAHEATRVLAWEEVVSDIAAQPTRNPISRVEPHNLAYVIFTSGSTGVPKGVMVQHDTLHSTSEVWYGKFGFDKMNVRGLQYASMSFDVFVGDLIRSLLTGGALVICPYEVRLDFTALHRLMQDEKVTVIDSTPGLIIPLMDYIWQNNLPLDHLKVVLPGADALASTDYATLLERFGDRMIIANCYGITETTIDSSTFEAEAGQFDPHLYSTVPIGRPNDNARMYILDAHLNPQPIGIAGELYIGGSCVARGYYNRPDLTAERFLANPFVPGERFYKTGDAARWLPDGNVQFLGRLDQQVKLRGYRVELGEIEAVLADHPSISKAVVNIMGQDLAAYYSGQEVAAAELRAYLKTRLPAYLVPAYFMHLDSLPLSPNGKIDRRLLPAPEGAERTDAYVAPRNSTEERLAVIWSELLLVEQISVHDNFFDIGGHSLMATQLVVKVQKEFQVTLQLRDLFEKTTIAELAEAVEAAEKVETPVYKRLDRVGSRKKR; encoded by the coding sequence ATGGATAAAAGAGCGAACCTCACCCCGGCGCAGCGCGCACTTTTAGAAAAACGAATCAAAGGTCAAGCCGGTCCATTGATTGCTTCTGCAGCTGCAAAGAAAACGGGCATCCCCCGCCGACCAGAAGGTCAGGTGCCGTTATCGTACGCTCAAGAACGCATTTGGATTATGGAACAGCTCGAAGAGGACAGTGTCACTTATAACATCCCGCTATCGGTCACGATCATGGGAGATCTTGACTTTGATATTTTCACGCGCAGTATCAACGTTGTGATCGCGCGCCACGAGGCGTTGCGAACCACGTTTCATACAAAAGAAGGAAAACCTAACATCGCGATCAAGGACGAACTGATCCTTTCGGTTCACCGCGAAGACATCAGGCATCTTCCAGAGGCTGAGCGCAAAGCGGAGGCGGATCGACTGGCCACCGCCGAAGCGCGCCGCCCATTTGATTTGTCCGCAGGTCCGCTCGTTCGTGCGACCTTGATTCGCAAAACGGACACCGAGCATCTCTTTGTGCTGATCATGCATCACATCATCGGCGATGGTTGGTCGATCGGCATCTTGGTCAGCGAGTTCACCGCCGTCTATGATGCGTTCGCGCAAGGAAAGCAGTCGCCCCTGCCGGAACTGCCGATTCAATACAGCGACTTTGCACATTGGCAGAAATCGCCGGAACAGCAGCAAGCGCTGGATAGACATCTTGCTTACTGGAAAAATCAGTTGAGCGGTTCACTCGAACCGTTGGCGCTGCCGACCGATCGTCCTCGCACGGCACAGCAGACGTTTAACGGTGTGATGACCAATTTTTTATTGTCAAAATCTTTGAGCGAAGACTTGAAAAATCTTGCCTTGCAAGAAGGCACGTCACTCTTCATGACATTGACCGCAGCCTTCCAAACTTTTCTCGCCCGCTATGCCGGACAAACGGACATCCTGATCGGTTCCCCGATCGCCAACCGTAACCGACAAGAAGTGGAAGGATTGGTCGGGGTGTTCATCAACACGCTGGTGCTGCGCAGCCAAGTTGAAAAGGGGATGAGCTTCCGCACCCTCTTGCAAAACGTGCGCAAGACGACGCTTGAAGCGTTTGCCCATCAAGATCTGCCTTTTGAAAAGTTGGTCGAGGAATTACAGCCCAATCGCAACATGACCTATTCGCCGCTGTTCCAAGTCATGTTCATCTTGCAAAACACGCCTTCTTCGCTCGCGATGCACAGCTTGACCTTGCATCCAGAGCCGATCGATCCGGGCACGTCGATGTTCGACATCACGCTGATGTTCTACGATACAGAGCGCGGATTGTCTGGAGAGTGGCAGTACAACTCCGATCTGTTTGATGCGGAAACGGTCGCGCGCATGATCGGTCATTTCACAACCATGCTCCAAGCAATTGTGGACAATCCGGATCAACTTTTGCACGCACTTCCGCTACTCCCGCAGGAAGAACAGCAAAAGATACTCAGCGACTGGAATCAAACGAACGAAGTATCATTTGACTCTACCTGCTTGAACCATGTGTTTGAAGCACAGGTAGAACGAACCCCCGATGCGGTCGCCGTCGTGTTTGAAGATCAGGAGTTGACTTTTAGCGCCTTGAACAATCGCGCCAACCATGTGGCCGAGCAACTGCTAGCGCTGGGGATCAGCCCGGACGATCGGGTCGGGATTCATCTGGAACGCTCATTGGACATGGTCACCGCTCTTTTGGCCACGCAAAAAGCAGGCGGCTGTTATGTGCCGCTCGACCCGAGTTATCCTCAGGAACGTTTGGGCTATATGATCAAGGACTCGATGCCCAAAGTGATCTTGACGCAAGCATCGCTTGCTGACAAACTGCCTGCTCAAGAAGCTCAAGTGATCGTGTTGGCAGGAGCGGAGCCATCTGTTGCTCTCCCGAATCCGAACAGTCTCGTGCGGCCGGAACACCTCGCCTATATGATTTATACCTCCGGGTCAACCGGCCAACCAAAAGGCGTGCTCGTCGAGCATCGCAACGCGGTGCACACCTTCGAAGCCATGGACAAAGCGGTCGGCTGTCAGCCAGGAGATGCGATCCTTTCGGTGACCTCGATCGGCTTTGACATCTCGGTCGTCGAACTGTTCTGGACGATGTCCAGAGGGGGGAAAGTGATCTTGCTCTCCGATCAGGACATCCTCGAAGCGGGCGTATCGGACAGTGAGTATTCGTTGCGCAGTCAACTGCATCGCCACGGCGCGACGATTCTGCAATGCACGCCGTCGATGATGGGTATGATCACCGCGATGCCGGAGGGGCTGGCCGCTCTGCATCCGCTCAAAAAAATTATGTTGGGCGGTGAAGCGTTGCCACTCGCGCTGGCGAGACAGTTGAAAGGACACACGAACGCGCGTCTGTTCAACCTGTATGGTCCGACTGAAACCACGATCTACTCGACCGCATACGAAGTGACAGACACAAGCCTGATCACGATTCCGCTCGGCCGTCCGATCGACAACTACACGATCTACATTCTCGATGAATACCTCCAACCGGTGCCTGTCGGAGTCGGTGGGGAAATGCATATCGGTGGGCCGGGTCTGACCCGAGGCTATCATGGACGTCCAGATCTGACTGCCGAACGCTTTATCCCGAATCCGTTCGGGCCAGGGCGACTCTATAAAACGGGGGATCTCGCCACCTATCTTTCGGATGGGACGATCAAGTATCTCGGCCGTCTTGACCATCAGGTCAAGGTGCGCGGCTACCGTATCGAACTGGGCGAGATCGAAACCCGACTCTCCCAGCATGATGAGATCCGCGAGTCGGTCGTGGTCGCGCATGACAACACACTGGTCGCGTATGTGGTGACAGAAGGTGATGTGATGCCGACTGTGCAAGAGCTTCGTACTGCTCTGCGTGAACACCTGCCCGACTATATGGTACCGTCCGCTTATGTTCGCCTCGAAGCGATGCCGCTGACCCCGAGCGGTAAAGTGGACCGCAAAGCTCTGCCCGCGCCCCAATCGGCCGCGTTCTCATCGGAGCAAAGCTATGTTCCGCCGTCCACACCGCTCGAACTGGCCCTCACTTCGATCTGGAAGGACATTCTGTCTGTCGAAGAAGTCAGCATCCAAGACAACTTTTTCACGCTTGGTGGCCATTCTTTGCTGGCGACCCAACTTGTGTCGCGGGTGATCACAGATTTGAAGGTGAAGTTTACACTGCGCGATGTGTTCAGCAATCCGACCGTTCGCGACATGGCTCACTATTTGCAACATCAGTCCGCAGTGGTGAACGACCGCCAGTTTGCGCCGATTCTCCCCGGCACAAGAGAGCGTGAGCGCCCTGCCTCTTATGCACAGGAACGCTTGTGGTTCCTCGACCAACTTCAGCCGAATCAAGCGACCTACAACATGGCCGCCTCGTTGCGTTTGCAGGGTGCGCTCGACACGGAAGCGCTAGTTCGCAGTTTCGAGATGATCGTCCAACGTCACGAATCGCTTCGTACCACATTTGACAGCGTGGACGGCAGTGTCAAGCAGATCATCGCCACTGTGGTGGACGTCAACTTGCCGATCCAAAACGTGGCAAGTGAAACGGAAGCTCGGGCCTGCGCGTTGGAAGAAGCACAAACGCCGTTCGATCTCCGACAGGGTCCGCTTCTCCGCGCCAAACTTTTGCGGTTGGGTAGCGAAGACCATCTGCTGTTGCTGACTCTGCACCATATCATCACCGATGAATGGTCGATGGGTATCCTGGTTAACGAAATGGTATCGCTGTACGGCGAATTGGCCGCGGGGAATGTTGTGACCTTGCCGGAGCTGGTGATCCAATATGCTGACTATGCGGCTTGGCAGAAAGAGTGGTTGCAAGGGGACGTTTTGCAAGAGCAACTGGGCTACTGGAAACAGCAACTCGGGGGCGACCTGCCCATCCTGGAATTGCCGACCGACTTCTCACGTCCAGCTGTGCTGAGCGACAATGGGGCCAATCTGGTCTTCCAACTCGATGCCGATCTGACGGATCGTCTGAAAAAACTGAGCCAACAGGAAGGCGCGACGTTGTACATGACGTTGCTTGCGGCGTTCAACACGTTGCTGCATCGCTATACGGGTCAAGACGACATTCTGATCGGCTCGCCGATCGCTGGGCGGAGCAGAGAAGAGGTCGAAGGACTGATCGGTTTCTTCGTCAACACGCTCGTCTTGCGCACCGACCTGTCTGGGCGGCCGACCTTCCGCGATCTGTTGTCACGCGTGCGCCAGTCAGCGCTTGATGCTTATGCGCATCAAGACGTGCCGTTCGAACGACTTGTCGGTGAGTTGCAGCCCAAACGCCAGATGAGCTACTCTCCGCTGTTCCAAGTCCTCTTCGCGCTACAAAACGCGCCCAAAGGCACACTTGAAGTGCAAGGTCTCACTTTGACGCCGGAACCGCAAGAGAACAGCAAGGCTAAATTTGATTTGAGCTTGGATATGGTGGAGGAAGCGGACGGGCTGCGAGGTGTGCTCGAGTACAACACCGACCTGTTTGCACCGGCTACCATCTCGCGTATGGCGGAGCATTTTGTCACCTTGCTCACCAGCATCGCGGCTCGCCCGAACAGCCTGCTCAACGAACTCCGTCTGCTCACCGACGTGGAAGAGCGTCAATTGCTCGACTGGACGCAGATCAAAGCGCCGACTCAACAGGTGCAGTGCTTCCACCACCTGTTTGAAGCGCAAGTTGAGCGCACGCCAGAGGCGGAAGCGGTCGTGTGCGGCGAAGCGCGGTTGACGTATCGCGAACTGAACGAGCGTGCGAACCAATTGGCCCACTATCTGCAAGGTCAGGGCGTCACTGAAGAAACGCTCGTCGCGCTCTGCGTCGATCGCACACCTTTGATGGTCATCTCCGCGCTCGCCGTGCTGAAGGCGGGTGGGGCTTATGTACCGATCGACCCGACCTATCCAGTCGACCGAATCGAGTCGATGCTCAGCGTCTGTGCTCCGCCGCTGTTGCTGACCGATCAAAAGGTAGAACTGTCAGGTGCGCATGAGGCTACGCGCGTCTTGGCCTGGGAAGAGGTGGTCAGCGACATCGCCGCACAACCGACCCGAAATCCGATCAGCCGCGTAGAGCCGCACAACCTTGCCTACGTCATCTTCACATCGGGCTCCACTGGGGTGCCAAAAGGCGTCATGGTGCAGCACGATACGTTGCACAGCACGAGCGAAGTGTGGTATGGAAAATTTGGTTTCGACAAAATGAACGTTCGGGGCCTGCAATATGCATCCATGTCGTTCGACGTTTTTGTCGGCGACCTGATTCGCTCCCTGCTGACAGGCGGTGCCTTGGTGATCTGCCCGTATGAGGTCCGCTTGGATTTTACTGCGCTACACCGCTTGATGCAAGACGAAAAAGTGACGGTGATCGACTCTACGCCTGGGCTGATCATTCCGCTGATGGATTACATCTGGCAGAACAATTTGCCGCTCGACCATCTCAAAGTGGTGCTCCCCGGCGCCGACGCTTTGGCCAGCACAGATTATGCGACGCTCTTGGAGCGCTTCGGTGACCGGATGATCATCGCGAACTGCTACGGGATTACGGAGACGACCATCGACTCCTCCACGTTTGAGGCAGAAGCAGGGCAGTTCGACCCGCACCTGTACAGCACCGTTCCGATCGGACGACCGAATGATAACGCACGGATGTACATTTTGGATGCGCATCTGAATCCACAACCGATCGGCATTGCTGGCGAACTGTACATCGGCGGTTCGTGCGTGGCACGAGGGTACTATAACCGTCCAGATTTGACAGCAGAGCGCTTCTTGGCCAACCCATTTGTGCCCGGCGAACGCTTCTATAAAACAGGTGATGCGGCGCGCTGGCTGCCCGATGGAAATGTTCAATTTTTGGGCCGACTCGATCAACAGGTCAAACTGCGCGGGTACCGCGTTGAATTGGGTGAGATCGAGGCGGTACTGGCCGACCATCCGTCCATTTCCAAGGCGGTGGTCAACATTATGGGCCAAGATCTTGCCGCGTATTACTCGGGTCAGGAAGTTGCGGCTGCTGAGTTGCGTGCCTATCTGAAGACGCGTCTGCCCGCCTATCTCGTCCCTGCGTATTTTATGCACCTCGACAGCTTGCCGCTTTCGCCAAACGGCAAAATTGATCGCCGCCTCCTTCCTGCACCGGAGGGAGCGGAGCGCACAGACGCCTATGTTGCGCCGCGCAACTCGACGGAAGAGCGCTTGGCCGTGATTTGGTCGGAACTGCTACTCGTGGAGCAGATTTCTGTCCACGACAACTTTTTCGACATCGGAGGTCATTCCCTGATGGCCACCCAACTAGTGGTCAAGGTGCAAAAAGAGTTCCAAGTGACGCTCCAACTGCGTGACCTCTTTGAAAAAACGACCATCGCTGAGCTTGCCGAAGCGGTGGAAGCGGCAGAGAAGGTGGAGACACCGGTCTATAAACGTCTGGACCGTGTTGGTTCCCGCAAAAAACGCTAG
- a CDS encoding thioesterase II family protein, with translation MSQATQLSKWFHCIQPNPQAVMRLFCFHFAGGGASAFHQWSKELPDSIEVVAIQLPGREGRLFEPPFTSLAPLLTALVDELRPHLGEKPFAFFGHSMGAIVSFEVAQYLKQHDQVEPQYLFVSGYPGPHTYTNDDPYYTKSDEDLIKDLVKLGGTPQELLENEELMRLVLPTVRADFEVCDTYEYNAGVLLDCPIFAFGGWQDEMLSESGMQAWGELTRAEFAWQMFEGDHFYLLEQNNRTALLTTILNTVRTGR, from the coding sequence ATGTCCCAAGCGACGCAACTATCCAAATGGTTTCACTGCATACAACCTAATCCGCAGGCTGTGATGCGCCTCTTCTGCTTCCACTTTGCGGGCGGTGGTGCCTCTGCTTTTCATCAATGGAGCAAAGAGCTTCCCGATTCGATCGAAGTTGTCGCGATCCAACTCCCTGGCCGTGAAGGGCGGCTGTTTGAACCACCCTTTACGTCGCTCGCTCCGTTGTTGACAGCCTTGGTGGATGAGCTTCGTCCCCATCTGGGTGAGAAGCCATTCGCATTCTTTGGTCACAGCATGGGGGCGATCGTCAGCTTTGAGGTCGCCCAATATTTGAAGCAACACGATCAGGTGGAGCCGCAGTATCTTTTCGTCTCCGGCTACCCAGGGCCGCATACGTACACCAACGACGATCCGTACTACACCAAGTCGGATGAAGACCTCATCAAGGATTTGGTCAAACTGGGCGGTACTCCGCAGGAGTTGCTCGAAAACGAAGAATTGATGCGTTTGGTGCTGCCCACGGTGCGTGCCGATTTTGAGGTTTGTGACACGTATGAATATAATGCGGGAGTTCTCCTCGATTGTCCGATCTTCGCATTTGGTGGCTGGCAGGATGAGATGCTGAGTGAATCGGGAATGCAAGCGTGGGGGGAATTGACCCGAGCGGAGTTTGCGTGGCAGATGTTTGAGGGGGATCACTTCTATTTGTTGGAGCAAAACAATCGAACGGCGCTCCTTACCACGATTTTGAACACGGTAAGGACAGGACGATGA